A single genomic interval of Megalobrama amblycephala isolate DHTTF-2021 linkage group LG17, ASM1881202v1, whole genome shotgun sequence harbors:
- the pip5k1cb gene encoding phosphatidylinositol-4-phosphate 5-kinase, type I, gamma b isoform X2 — MREKKVLQRKMSLLRCCSDAALKKTQITEMPSSSCHPSSGLEKKIGHRRVDASGETTYKKTTSSALKGAIQLGIGYTVGNLSSKPERDVLMQDFYVVESIFFPSEGSNLTPAHHYPDFRFKTYAPVAFRYFRELFGIRPDDYLYSLCNEPLIELSNPGASGSIFYVTRDDEFILKTVMHKEAEFLQKLLPGYYMNLNQNPRTLLPKFFGLYCVQSGGKNIRIVVMNNVLPRVFRMHLKFDLKGSTCKRRASKKEREKSRPTFKDLDFMQDVPDGLLLDVDTYNALVKTLQRDCLVLESFKIMDYSLLLGVHNLDQAEREQQMEGSQGSSDEKRPAAQRALYSTAMESILGGAACGDSIDTEDTMGGIPAVSGKGERLLLFIGIIDILQSYRLIKKLEHTWKALVHDGDTVSVHRPNFYADRFFRFMSSTVFKKSTSLKASPAKKGRVALTVPKFSVPGAAWSASQLPSERDQNIYDLRGARSFPVLENDGLQSCTPPSFEEATTASVATTLSSNTSISIPERSPSDTTEHPRYRRHTLSLKDGEGRTHEVVDVHEEEQQTITVQVEVKREREEDEEEPDVTLTHAAQQMEVPPPAPETDDLVQETAASALISQEALPGDTTAQTAVPPETAPLPEAGTLKTARAPEPAEQTPEPPCSSPNTQRPDADRRLSETQSRESLDEEVAASTDIYFPPEERSWMYSPLHYGSEPQPVSDGESDT; from the exons ATGAGAGAGAAGAAGGTTCTTCAGAGGAAGATGTCATTGCTCAGATGTTGCTCAG ACGCTGCTCTTAAGAAGACCCAGATAACCGAG ATGCCGTCTTCCTCGTGTCACCCCAGCTCCGGCCTCGAGAAGAAGATCGGTCACAGGCGAGTCGATGCATCCGGCGAGACCACGTACAAGAAG ACGACCTCGTCTGCCCTGAAAGGAGCCATTCAGCTGGGGATCGGCTACACCGTCGGTAACCTGAGCTCCAAACCCGAGCGGGACGTCCTCATGCAAGACTTCTACGTGGTGGAGAGCATTTTCTTCCCCAG TGAAGGCAGTAATCTGACACCAGCGCATCACTATCCAGACTTCAGGTTTAAAACTTACGCTCCTGTGGCGTTCCGCTACTTCAGAGAGCTCTTCGGGATCCGACCCGACGACTATCTG TATTCTCTTTGTAATGAACCCTTGATCGAGCTCTCAAACCCCGGTGCCAGCGGCTCCATTTTCTACGTCACTCGAGACGATGAATTCATCCTCAAAACCGTCATGCACAAAGAGGCTGAATTCCTGCAGAAGCTGCTTCCAGGATACTATATG AACCTGAACCAGAATCCTCGCACCCTGCTGCCCAAGTTCTTCGGTTTGTACTGCGTTCAGTCCGGCGGGAAGAACATCCGGATCGTGGTGATGAATAACGTCCTGCCCCGCGTCTTCCGCATGCACCTGAAGTTCGACCTGAAGGGCTCCACCTGCAAGCGCCGAGCGTCCAAGAAAGAACGTGAGAAGTCCAGACCCACTTTCAAAGACCTGGACTTCATGCAGGACGTTCCAGACGGACTCCTGCTGGATGTGGACACGTACAACGCCCTGGTGAAAACGCTGCAGAGAGACTGTCTG GTGTTGGAGAGTTTTAAGATCATGGACTACAGCTTGTTGTTGGGCGTTCATAATCTGGACCAGGCGGAGCGCGAGCAGCAGATGGAGGGGTCGCAGGGCAGCAGCGACGAGAAGAGACCGGCCGCTCAGCGAGCGCTTTACTCCACCGCCATGGAGTCCATTCTGGGCGGAGCTGCGTGCGGAGACTCCATAGACACCGAAGACAC aATGGGTGGGATCCCTGCGGTCAGTGGGAAAGGAGAGAGACTCCTGCTCTTCATAGGCATCATAGACATCCTGCAGTCCTACAG ACTCATTAAGAAGCTGGAACACACGTGGAAGGCTCTGGTCCATGATGGG GACACTGTCTCCGTCCACCGGCCGAACTTCTACGCTGACCGTTTTTTCAGGTTCATGAGCAGCACTGTGTTCAAGAAAAGCACTT CACTGAAAGCTTCTCCTGCTAAGAAGGGCCGTGTGGCGCTGACCGTGCCCAAATTCAGCGTTCCCGGAGCGGCTTGGTCGGCCAGTCAGCTGCCCTCAGAGAGAGACCAGAACATCTATGATCTGAGAGGAGCGCGCAGCTTCCCCGTGCTGGAAAACGATG gTCTGCAGTCTTGCACTCCTCCGTCATTCGAGGAAGCAACTACAGCGTCTGTGGCCACAACTCTGTCCTCCAACACCTCCATATCTATCCCAGAACGCTCTCCATCGGACACCACAGAACACCCGCGCTACAG aaGACACACACTGTCTCTGAAAGATGGCGAGGGAAG GACGCATGAAGTGGTGGACGTCCACGAGGAGGAGCAGCAGACGATCACTGTGCAGGTGGaggtgaagagagagagagaagaggatGAGGAGGAGCCAGACGTCACGCTGACACA TGCAGCACAGCAGATGGAAGTTCCTCCTCCAGCACCAGAGACTGATGACCTCGTCCAGGAAACAGCCGCTTCAGCACTCATCTCCCAGGAAGCACTTCCTGGTGACACAACAGCCCAGACAGCAGTTCCCCCGGAAACAGCTCCTCTGCCTGAAGCCGGGACCCTCAAAACAGCTCGGGCCCCTGAACCAGCAGAACAGACCCCTGAGCCGCCCTGCTCCAGCCCGAACACGCAGCGTCCCGATGCGGACAGACGGCTCTCAGAGACCCAGAGCCGTGAATCTCTGGACGAAGAGGTCGCAGCATCCACTGACATCTACTTT CCTCCAGAGGAGAGGAGCTGGATGTACTCACCCCTGCATTATGGCTCAGAGCCTCAGCCTGTGTCCGATGGCGAAAGCGACACA
- the pip5k1cb gene encoding phosphatidylinositol-4-phosphate 5-kinase, type I, gamma b isoform X3: protein MEGAAAAGGCSALPEDADAVVGAGCGMDAADLDAALKKTQITEMPSSSCHPSSGLEKKIGHRRVDASGETTYKKTTSSALKGAIQLGIGYTVGNLSSKPERDVLMQDFYVVESIFFPSEGSNLTPAHHYPDFRFKTYAPVAFRYFRELFGIRPDDYLYSLCNEPLIELSNPGASGSIFYVTRDDEFILKTVMHKEAEFLQKLLPGYYMNLNQNPRTLLPKFFGLYCVQSGGKNIRIVVMNNVLPRVFRMHLKFDLKGSTCKRRASKKEREKSRPTFKDLDFMQDVPDGLLLDVDTYNALVKTLQRDCLVLESFKIMDYSLLLGVHNLDQAEREQQMEGSQGSSDEKRPAAQRALYSTAMESILGGAACGDSIDTEDTMGGIPAVSGKGERLLLFIGIIDILQSYRLIKKLEHTWKALVHDGDTVSVHRPNFYADRFFRFMSSTVFKKSTSLKASPAKKGRVALTVPKFSVPGAAWSASQLPSERDQNIYDLRGARSFPVLENDGLQSCTPPSFEEATTASVATTLSSNTSISIPERSPSDTTEHPRYRRHTLSLKDGEGRTHEVVDVHEEEQQTITVQVEVKREREEDEEEPDVTLTHAAQQMEVPPPAPETDDLVQETAASALISQEALPGDTTAQTAVPPETAPLPEAGTLKTARAPEPAEQTPEPPCSSPNTQRPDADRRLSETQSRESLDEEVAASTDIYFSASLDDLVEL from the exons ACGCTGCTCTTAAGAAGACCCAGATAACCGAG ATGCCGTCTTCCTCGTGTCACCCCAGCTCCGGCCTCGAGAAGAAGATCGGTCACAGGCGAGTCGATGCATCCGGCGAGACCACGTACAAGAAG ACGACCTCGTCTGCCCTGAAAGGAGCCATTCAGCTGGGGATCGGCTACACCGTCGGTAACCTGAGCTCCAAACCCGAGCGGGACGTCCTCATGCAAGACTTCTACGTGGTGGAGAGCATTTTCTTCCCCAG TGAAGGCAGTAATCTGACACCAGCGCATCACTATCCAGACTTCAGGTTTAAAACTTACGCTCCTGTGGCGTTCCGCTACTTCAGAGAGCTCTTCGGGATCCGACCCGACGACTATCTG TATTCTCTTTGTAATGAACCCTTGATCGAGCTCTCAAACCCCGGTGCCAGCGGCTCCATTTTCTACGTCACTCGAGACGATGAATTCATCCTCAAAACCGTCATGCACAAAGAGGCTGAATTCCTGCAGAAGCTGCTTCCAGGATACTATATG AACCTGAACCAGAATCCTCGCACCCTGCTGCCCAAGTTCTTCGGTTTGTACTGCGTTCAGTCCGGCGGGAAGAACATCCGGATCGTGGTGATGAATAACGTCCTGCCCCGCGTCTTCCGCATGCACCTGAAGTTCGACCTGAAGGGCTCCACCTGCAAGCGCCGAGCGTCCAAGAAAGAACGTGAGAAGTCCAGACCCACTTTCAAAGACCTGGACTTCATGCAGGACGTTCCAGACGGACTCCTGCTGGATGTGGACACGTACAACGCCCTGGTGAAAACGCTGCAGAGAGACTGTCTG GTGTTGGAGAGTTTTAAGATCATGGACTACAGCTTGTTGTTGGGCGTTCATAATCTGGACCAGGCGGAGCGCGAGCAGCAGATGGAGGGGTCGCAGGGCAGCAGCGACGAGAAGAGACCGGCCGCTCAGCGAGCGCTTTACTCCACCGCCATGGAGTCCATTCTGGGCGGAGCTGCGTGCGGAGACTCCATAGACACCGAAGACAC aATGGGTGGGATCCCTGCGGTCAGTGGGAAAGGAGAGAGACTCCTGCTCTTCATAGGCATCATAGACATCCTGCAGTCCTACAG ACTCATTAAGAAGCTGGAACACACGTGGAAGGCTCTGGTCCATGATGGG GACACTGTCTCCGTCCACCGGCCGAACTTCTACGCTGACCGTTTTTTCAGGTTCATGAGCAGCACTGTGTTCAAGAAAAGCACTT CACTGAAAGCTTCTCCTGCTAAGAAGGGCCGTGTGGCGCTGACCGTGCCCAAATTCAGCGTTCCCGGAGCGGCTTGGTCGGCCAGTCAGCTGCCCTCAGAGAGAGACCAGAACATCTATGATCTGAGAGGAGCGCGCAGCTTCCCCGTGCTGGAAAACGATG gTCTGCAGTCTTGCACTCCTCCGTCATTCGAGGAAGCAACTACAGCGTCTGTGGCCACAACTCTGTCCTCCAACACCTCCATATCTATCCCAGAACGCTCTCCATCGGACACCACAGAACACCCGCGCTACAG aaGACACACACTGTCTCTGAAAGATGGCGAGGGAAG GACGCATGAAGTGGTGGACGTCCACGAGGAGGAGCAGCAGACGATCACTGTGCAGGTGGaggtgaagagagagagagaagaggatGAGGAGGAGCCAGACGTCACGCTGACACA TGCAGCACAGCAGATGGAAGTTCCTCCTCCAGCACCAGAGACTGATGACCTCGTCCAGGAAACAGCCGCTTCAGCACTCATCTCCCAGGAAGCACTTCCTGGTGACACAACAGCCCAGACAGCAGTTCCCCCGGAAACAGCTCCTCTGCCTGAAGCCGGGACCCTCAAAACAGCTCGGGCCCCTGAACCAGCAGAACAGACCCCTGAGCCGCCCTGCTCCAGCCCGAACACGCAGCGTCCCGATGCGGACAGACGGCTCTCAGAGACCCAGAGCCGTGAATCTCTGGACGAAGAGGTCGCAGCATCCACTGACATCTACTTT AGCGCCAGTCTGGATGATCTGGTGGAGTTATGA
- the pip5k1cb gene encoding phosphatidylinositol-4-phosphate 5-kinase, type I, gamma b isoform X1, protein MEGAAAAGGCSALPEDADAVVGAGCGMDAADLDAALKKTQITEMPSSSCHPSSGLEKKIGHRRVDASGETTYKKTTSSALKGAIQLGIGYTVGNLSSKPERDVLMQDFYVVESIFFPSEGSNLTPAHHYPDFRFKTYAPVAFRYFRELFGIRPDDYLYSLCNEPLIELSNPGASGSIFYVTRDDEFILKTVMHKEAEFLQKLLPGYYMNLNQNPRTLLPKFFGLYCVQSGGKNIRIVVMNNVLPRVFRMHLKFDLKGSTCKRRASKKEREKSRPTFKDLDFMQDVPDGLLLDVDTYNALVKTLQRDCLVLESFKIMDYSLLLGVHNLDQAEREQQMEGSQGSSDEKRPAAQRALYSTAMESILGGAACGDSIDTEDTMGGIPAVSGKGERLLLFIGIIDILQSYRLIKKLEHTWKALVHDGDTVSVHRPNFYADRFFRFMSSTVFKKSTSLKASPAKKGRVALTVPKFSVPGAAWSASQLPSERDQNIYDLRGARSFPVLENDGLQSCTPPSFEEATTASVATTLSSNTSISIPERSPSDTTEHPRYRRHTLSLKDGEGRTHEVVDVHEEEQQTITVQVEVKREREEDEEEPDVTLTHAAQQMEVPPPAPETDDLVQETAASALISQEALPGDTTAQTAVPPETAPLPEAGTLKTARAPEPAEQTPEPPCSSPNTQRPDADRRLSETQSRESLDEEVAASTDIYFPPEERSWMYSPLHYGSEPQPVSDGESDT, encoded by the exons ACGCTGCTCTTAAGAAGACCCAGATAACCGAG ATGCCGTCTTCCTCGTGTCACCCCAGCTCCGGCCTCGAGAAGAAGATCGGTCACAGGCGAGTCGATGCATCCGGCGAGACCACGTACAAGAAG ACGACCTCGTCTGCCCTGAAAGGAGCCATTCAGCTGGGGATCGGCTACACCGTCGGTAACCTGAGCTCCAAACCCGAGCGGGACGTCCTCATGCAAGACTTCTACGTGGTGGAGAGCATTTTCTTCCCCAG TGAAGGCAGTAATCTGACACCAGCGCATCACTATCCAGACTTCAGGTTTAAAACTTACGCTCCTGTGGCGTTCCGCTACTTCAGAGAGCTCTTCGGGATCCGACCCGACGACTATCTG TATTCTCTTTGTAATGAACCCTTGATCGAGCTCTCAAACCCCGGTGCCAGCGGCTCCATTTTCTACGTCACTCGAGACGATGAATTCATCCTCAAAACCGTCATGCACAAAGAGGCTGAATTCCTGCAGAAGCTGCTTCCAGGATACTATATG AACCTGAACCAGAATCCTCGCACCCTGCTGCCCAAGTTCTTCGGTTTGTACTGCGTTCAGTCCGGCGGGAAGAACATCCGGATCGTGGTGATGAATAACGTCCTGCCCCGCGTCTTCCGCATGCACCTGAAGTTCGACCTGAAGGGCTCCACCTGCAAGCGCCGAGCGTCCAAGAAAGAACGTGAGAAGTCCAGACCCACTTTCAAAGACCTGGACTTCATGCAGGACGTTCCAGACGGACTCCTGCTGGATGTGGACACGTACAACGCCCTGGTGAAAACGCTGCAGAGAGACTGTCTG GTGTTGGAGAGTTTTAAGATCATGGACTACAGCTTGTTGTTGGGCGTTCATAATCTGGACCAGGCGGAGCGCGAGCAGCAGATGGAGGGGTCGCAGGGCAGCAGCGACGAGAAGAGACCGGCCGCTCAGCGAGCGCTTTACTCCACCGCCATGGAGTCCATTCTGGGCGGAGCTGCGTGCGGAGACTCCATAGACACCGAAGACAC aATGGGTGGGATCCCTGCGGTCAGTGGGAAAGGAGAGAGACTCCTGCTCTTCATAGGCATCATAGACATCCTGCAGTCCTACAG ACTCATTAAGAAGCTGGAACACACGTGGAAGGCTCTGGTCCATGATGGG GACACTGTCTCCGTCCACCGGCCGAACTTCTACGCTGACCGTTTTTTCAGGTTCATGAGCAGCACTGTGTTCAAGAAAAGCACTT CACTGAAAGCTTCTCCTGCTAAGAAGGGCCGTGTGGCGCTGACCGTGCCCAAATTCAGCGTTCCCGGAGCGGCTTGGTCGGCCAGTCAGCTGCCCTCAGAGAGAGACCAGAACATCTATGATCTGAGAGGAGCGCGCAGCTTCCCCGTGCTGGAAAACGATG gTCTGCAGTCTTGCACTCCTCCGTCATTCGAGGAAGCAACTACAGCGTCTGTGGCCACAACTCTGTCCTCCAACACCTCCATATCTATCCCAGAACGCTCTCCATCGGACACCACAGAACACCCGCGCTACAG aaGACACACACTGTCTCTGAAAGATGGCGAGGGAAG GACGCATGAAGTGGTGGACGTCCACGAGGAGGAGCAGCAGACGATCACTGTGCAGGTGGaggtgaagagagagagagaagaggatGAGGAGGAGCCAGACGTCACGCTGACACA TGCAGCACAGCAGATGGAAGTTCCTCCTCCAGCACCAGAGACTGATGACCTCGTCCAGGAAACAGCCGCTTCAGCACTCATCTCCCAGGAAGCACTTCCTGGTGACACAACAGCCCAGACAGCAGTTCCCCCGGAAACAGCTCCTCTGCCTGAAGCCGGGACCCTCAAAACAGCTCGGGCCCCTGAACCAGCAGAACAGACCCCTGAGCCGCCCTGCTCCAGCCCGAACACGCAGCGTCCCGATGCGGACAGACGGCTCTCAGAGACCCAGAGCCGTGAATCTCTGGACGAAGAGGTCGCAGCATCCACTGACATCTACTTT CCTCCAGAGGAGAGGAGCTGGATGTACTCACCCCTGCATTATGGCTCAGAGCCTCAGCCTGTGTCCGATGGCGAAAGCGACACA
- the pip5k1cb gene encoding phosphatidylinositol-4-phosphate 5-kinase, type I, gamma b isoform X4: MEGAAAAGGCSALPEDADAVVGAGCGMDAADLDAALKKTQITEMPSSSCHPSSGLEKKIGHRRVDASGETTYKKTTSSALKGAIQLGIGYTVGNLSSKPERDVLMQDFYVVESIFFPSEGSNLTPAHHYPDFRFKTYAPVAFRYFRELFGIRPDDYLYSLCNEPLIELSNPGASGSIFYVTRDDEFILKTVMHKEAEFLQKLLPGYYMNLNQNPRTLLPKFFGLYCVQSGGKNIRIVVMNNVLPRVFRMHLKFDLKGSTCKRRASKKEREKSRPTFKDLDFMQDVPDGLLLDVDTYNALVKTLQRDCLVLESFKIMDYSLLLGVHNLDQAEREQQMEGSQGSSDEKRPAAQRALYSTAMESILGGAACGDSIDTEDTMGGIPAVSGKGERLLLFIGIIDILQSYRLIKKLEHTWKALVHDGDTVSVHRPNFYADRFFRFMSSTVFKKSTSLKASPAKKGRVALTVPKFSVPGAAWSASQLPSERDQNIYDLRGARSFPVLENDGLQSCTPPSFEEATTASVATTLSSNTSISIPERSPSDTTEHPRYRRHTLSLKDGEGRTHEVVDVHEEEQQTITVQVEVKREREEDEEEPDVTLTHAAQQMEVPPPAPETDDLVQETAASALISQEALPGDTTAQTAVPPETAPLPEAGTLKTARAPEPAEQTPEPPCSSPNTQRPDADRRLSETQSRESLDEEVAASTDIYF; encoded by the exons ACGCTGCTCTTAAGAAGACCCAGATAACCGAG ATGCCGTCTTCCTCGTGTCACCCCAGCTCCGGCCTCGAGAAGAAGATCGGTCACAGGCGAGTCGATGCATCCGGCGAGACCACGTACAAGAAG ACGACCTCGTCTGCCCTGAAAGGAGCCATTCAGCTGGGGATCGGCTACACCGTCGGTAACCTGAGCTCCAAACCCGAGCGGGACGTCCTCATGCAAGACTTCTACGTGGTGGAGAGCATTTTCTTCCCCAG TGAAGGCAGTAATCTGACACCAGCGCATCACTATCCAGACTTCAGGTTTAAAACTTACGCTCCTGTGGCGTTCCGCTACTTCAGAGAGCTCTTCGGGATCCGACCCGACGACTATCTG TATTCTCTTTGTAATGAACCCTTGATCGAGCTCTCAAACCCCGGTGCCAGCGGCTCCATTTTCTACGTCACTCGAGACGATGAATTCATCCTCAAAACCGTCATGCACAAAGAGGCTGAATTCCTGCAGAAGCTGCTTCCAGGATACTATATG AACCTGAACCAGAATCCTCGCACCCTGCTGCCCAAGTTCTTCGGTTTGTACTGCGTTCAGTCCGGCGGGAAGAACATCCGGATCGTGGTGATGAATAACGTCCTGCCCCGCGTCTTCCGCATGCACCTGAAGTTCGACCTGAAGGGCTCCACCTGCAAGCGCCGAGCGTCCAAGAAAGAACGTGAGAAGTCCAGACCCACTTTCAAAGACCTGGACTTCATGCAGGACGTTCCAGACGGACTCCTGCTGGATGTGGACACGTACAACGCCCTGGTGAAAACGCTGCAGAGAGACTGTCTG GTGTTGGAGAGTTTTAAGATCATGGACTACAGCTTGTTGTTGGGCGTTCATAATCTGGACCAGGCGGAGCGCGAGCAGCAGATGGAGGGGTCGCAGGGCAGCAGCGACGAGAAGAGACCGGCCGCTCAGCGAGCGCTTTACTCCACCGCCATGGAGTCCATTCTGGGCGGAGCTGCGTGCGGAGACTCCATAGACACCGAAGACAC aATGGGTGGGATCCCTGCGGTCAGTGGGAAAGGAGAGAGACTCCTGCTCTTCATAGGCATCATAGACATCCTGCAGTCCTACAG ACTCATTAAGAAGCTGGAACACACGTGGAAGGCTCTGGTCCATGATGGG GACACTGTCTCCGTCCACCGGCCGAACTTCTACGCTGACCGTTTTTTCAGGTTCATGAGCAGCACTGTGTTCAAGAAAAGCACTT CACTGAAAGCTTCTCCTGCTAAGAAGGGCCGTGTGGCGCTGACCGTGCCCAAATTCAGCGTTCCCGGAGCGGCTTGGTCGGCCAGTCAGCTGCCCTCAGAGAGAGACCAGAACATCTATGATCTGAGAGGAGCGCGCAGCTTCCCCGTGCTGGAAAACGATG gTCTGCAGTCTTGCACTCCTCCGTCATTCGAGGAAGCAACTACAGCGTCTGTGGCCACAACTCTGTCCTCCAACACCTCCATATCTATCCCAGAACGCTCTCCATCGGACACCACAGAACACCCGCGCTACAG aaGACACACACTGTCTCTGAAAGATGGCGAGGGAAG GACGCATGAAGTGGTGGACGTCCACGAGGAGGAGCAGCAGACGATCACTGTGCAGGTGGaggtgaagagagagagagaagaggatGAGGAGGAGCCAGACGTCACGCTGACACA TGCAGCACAGCAGATGGAAGTTCCTCCTCCAGCACCAGAGACTGATGACCTCGTCCAGGAAACAGCCGCTTCAGCACTCATCTCCCAGGAAGCACTTCCTGGTGACACAACAGCCCAGACAGCAGTTCCCCCGGAAACAGCTCCTCTGCCTGAAGCCGGGACCCTCAAAACAGCTCGGGCCCCTGAACCAGCAGAACAGACCCCTGAGCCGCCCTGCTCCAGCCCGAACACGCAGCGTCCCGATGCGGACAGACGGCTCTCAGAGACCCAGAGCCGTGAATCTCTGGACGAAGAGGTCGCAGCATCCACTGACATCTACTTT